Proteins encoded together in one bacterium window:
- a CDS encoding glycosyltransferase family 39 protein: protein MECKMVTSKKAETSKISVMILSLLMLISAYVYTSGIRFGLPSQALNNLYFTNKDSIQATMAKIKSYSPEEIWKGMRVHLVYHPEEVEKKAPRNLYNSIRSYHPDEYYLIKSLSTMNPKELDFNPNQFVVGGAYLYSIGFLLFLLSKFNLIAITSDLAFYFLHPEEIAKFYIVGRFVTALYGISIIVLSYFIFKKVFKNNIGSFISSLLILVTPLMLLNAHYMYVDVPGLFWIMACLFVTTKFIERFSFKKVFLAGLFSGLACGTKVTFGATLIIPVIGILLSYKDLKQLFKGLALTVAVFLLFFFVTNPYFFITFPKPLIALSEHTGLSFSWRFYISSLKYGLGIPLLVFILIGILIKLWLFRENKLFEKKAVLLFLFWVLFFFVFISFFSKTFSRYILPIVPSLIILGCSGWFELLSKLKSIKKHIGYSIIIFVLLFTFCYGMSYEKLLAKKNVRTEAGEWIAKNIKQSSTVGMTEIPWQLQMPPIDETKYKLMIVGHDYSELPKKKPEYFITSNMQYGFNYTVPEIKKGSLSTGFFHNLFTSREYEICKVFHKPLSFLGIRFKQFGASQDLWYVNPIIVVLKSRE from the coding sequence ATGGAATGCAAAATGGTGACATCCAAAAAAGCAGAAACAAGTAAGATTTCCGTCATGATATTGTCTCTTCTAATGCTTATTTCCGCATATGTATATACAAGTGGAATAAGATTTGGACTTCCATCTCAAGCCTTAAACAACCTATATTTTACAAACAAAGACAGCATTCAAGCTACAATGGCAAAGATTAAGAGCTACTCCCCAGAAGAAATATGGAAAGGCATGAGAGTGCATTTAGTCTATCATCCCGAAGAAGTAGAAAAAAAAGCGCCAAGAAATCTGTACAATTCTATAAGAAGTTACCATCCAGACGAGTATTATCTGATAAAAAGCTTATCTACTATGAATCCAAAAGAATTGGATTTTAATCCTAATCAGTTCGTAGTTGGTGGAGCGTATCTATACTCGATAGGGTTTTTACTTTTTTTACTTTCTAAGTTTAATTTAATTGCTATTACTTCTGATCTGGCTTTCTATTTTCTTCACCCTGAAGAGATTGCTAAGTTTTATATAGTTGGAAGATTTGTAACAGCGTTATATGGGATCAGTATTATTGTTTTAAGCTACTTCATATTTAAAAAGGTGTTTAAAAATAATATTGGTTCATTCATAAGCAGTCTCTTAATTTTAGTCACGCCTCTAATGTTATTAAATGCCCATTATATGTATGTTGATGTTCCTGGTTTATTCTGGATAATGGCGTGTTTGTTTGTTACAACCAAATTTATTGAAAGATTTTCCTTCAAAAAAGTTTTCTTAGCAGGTCTATTTTCTGGTCTTGCCTGTGGAACAAAGGTAACCTTTGGCGCAACTCTGATAATACCTGTAATCGGAATTCTTCTTAGTTATAAGGATTTAAAACAGTTATTTAAAGGACTTGCCTTAACCGTTGCAGTGTTCTTGCTCTTCTTTTTTGTAACAAACCCTTACTTCTTTATAACTTTTCCCAAACCTTTGATTGCCTTGAGTGAGCATACAGGTTTATCTTTTAGCTGGAGGTTCTATATTTCCAGCTTAAAATATGGCCTAGGCATTCCTCTTCTTGTTTTTATTTTAATTGGTATTCTAATTAAATTATGGCTCTTCAGAGAGAATAAACTTTTTGAAAAAAAAGCAGTGTTACTCTTCTTATTCTGGGTGCTTTTTTTCTTTGTTTTTATTTCTTTCTTTTCAAAAACATTTTCCAGGTATATTCTTCCCATTGTTCCTTCACTCATTATTCTTGGATGCAGTGGATGGTTTGAACTATTAAGCAAGCTGAAATCCATAAAAAAGCATATCGGTTATTCTATAATCATCTTTGTTCTGTTATTTACATTCTGTTATGGAATGAGTTATGAAAAACTTTTGGCAAAAAAAAATGTGCGGACTGAGGCAGGAGAATGGATTGCAAAAAATATAAAGCAATCCTCAACTGTTGGAATGACAGAGATTCCATGGCAGCTTCAAATGCCTCCTATAGATGAAACCAAATATAAGCTTATGATAGTGGGACATGACTATTCTGAATTGCCGAAGAAAAAGCCCGAGTATTTTATAACATCCAATATGCAGTATGGATTTAATTACACTGTTCCGGAGATTAAAAAAGGTTCTCTCTCTACAGGATTTTTTCATAACTTGTTTACGTCTCGCGAGTATGAGATATGCAAGGTATTCCATAAGCCGCTCTCATTTTTGGGAATTAGATTCAAGCAGTTTGGCGCTTCACAGGATCTCTGGTATGTAAATCCAATCATAGTAGTGCTAAAATCTAGAGAATAG
- a CDS encoding glycosyltransferase family 39 protein → MPDKKHRHLFALYIFLFSFVVRFIYLYFFSQHIIHIERSLFGDAAQYILIAKNIASGNGFNMLPDSNLLANRAPLFPFILAGIFKFFGQGYWPARIFQVCISSLVPIITYLIGKEIASKRAAMISACISMFYPFYVFYSAYVLTETLFVFLSCLSLLYLIRFVKRGSYQDSLLAGIFLGLSVLTRPIAMGFGLFFVMCYFWVPKRRLKGSAIILVTMFLVILPWTIRNYIVFEKFIPITTEAGRVFYSGNNPMNKTGGCIRHVDFIEPEETGSMKEFEASKYMFKKGLEFIRHNPVTFLKMSVKKVGRLWRVFPYWTSGFTNIKYKLISIFSYGLILPFFLIGIFLSIRNWKLVLPLYCLIVYTSIFCMVFYGTMRFRLPLMPAVIVLASIGIDRLLWKK, encoded by the coding sequence ATGCCAGATAAAAAACATAGACATCTTTTTGCACTTTATATTTTCTTATTTTCCTTTGTTGTCAGATTTATATATCTCTATTTCTTTTCTCAGCACATAATACACATTGAGCGTTCTCTTTTTGGCGATGCGGCTCAGTACATTCTGATTGCAAAAAACATTGCCTCAGGTAATGGGTTCAACATGTTGCCTGATTCAAACCTTTTAGCAAACAGAGCTCCTCTTTTTCCATTTATTCTTGCCGGAATTTTTAAGTTTTTTGGACAAGGTTACTGGCCGGCAAGAATTTTTCAAGTTTGTATAAGTTCTCTAGTTCCTATTATTACCTATTTAATTGGCAAAGAGATTGCTTCTAAAAGAGCTGCGATGATTTCTGCATGTATTTCTATGTTTTATCCTTTTTATGTTTTCTATAGCGCGTACGTTCTTACAGAGACTTTGTTTGTTTTTCTCTCCTGTTTATCCTTATTATATTTAATCAGATTTGTAAAAAGAGGTTCCTATCAAGACTCATTGTTAGCGGGTATATTTTTGGGACTTTCAGTGCTTACAAGACCTATTGCAATGGGATTTGGACTGTTTTTTGTAATGTGCTATTTTTGGGTGCCTAAACGCAGACTTAAAGGCAGTGCTATAATTTTAGTAACTATGTTTTTAGTAATATTGCCCTGGACTATAAGAAACTATATTGTTTTTGAGAAATTTATTCCTATTACTACTGAAGCAGGGCGAGTTTTTTACAGCGGGAATAACCCGATGAATAAAACTGGCGGGTGCATTAGACACGTTGATTTTATAGAGCCGGAAGAGACAGGAAGCATGAAAGAATTTGAAGCATCTAAATATATGTTTAAGAAAGGATTGGAATTTATAAGACACAATCCTGTAACTTTTCTTAAAATGAGTGTAAAAAAAGTTGGGAGATTGTGGAGGGTTTTTCCTTATTGGACATCCGGCTTCACCAACATAAAATACAAATTAATAAGCATATTTTCTTATGGATTGATCCTTCCGTTTTTTCTTATTGGAATATTTTTGAGTATACGAAACTGGAAACTTGTTTTACCTTTGTACTGTCTTATAGTGTATACCAGCATTTTTTGCATGGTATTCTACGGCACTATGAGATTCAGACTTCCCCTAATGCCTGCTGTTATTGTGCTGGCATCAATAGGAATAGATAGATTGTTATGGAAAAAGTAA
- a CDS encoding glycosyltransferase family 4 protein, whose protein sequence is MEKVKVLHIITRLILGGAQENTLYTVEGLMKDPAYDVTLASGPTTGPEGSLVSKAKESGVNLVTINGLTRNINPFRDISAFLSLYKLIRMNDFDIVHTHSSKAGIIGRLAAKLAGRSVIIHTIHGLPFHPYQSRFLNFLYIRLERLAGKYTDKIITVCENMAQKAQAADVKPVYGYVTVYSGMDLGKFIDEKTSSRQAKRNIGLPVDAKVVGKVARLFPLKGYEYFISASKYISECVQNVYFLIVGDGILRGQLEEMVRQMGLKDRFIFAGLVPHDDVPRFIAAMDVVVHTSLREGLARVIPQAMAMSKPVVSFDIDGARELVHKGYTGYLVRPKDTKGLSDRVIDLLNNAEKAEKMGINGKKLVDPAFRIETMIDKIKGIYDNLITKKIKFEARSTKYETISNDQSTND, encoded by the coding sequence ATGGAAAAAGTAAAGGTTCTTCACATAATTACTCGCCTGATTTTGGGTGGAGCGCAGGAAAACACATTGTACACAGTGGAAGGATTGATGAAGGATCCTGCCTATGATGTTACATTAGCTTCAGGGCCTACCACAGGTCCTGAAGGAAGTCTCGTGAGCAAGGCAAAAGAATCCGGAGTAAATTTAGTAACCATTAACGGACTGACAAGGAATATAAATCCCTTTAGAGACATAAGCGCTTTTTTATCTTTATATAAACTGATAAGGATGAATGATTTTGATATAGTACATACGCATTCCTCAAAAGCAGGTATCATTGGAAGACTTGCAGCAAAACTGGCAGGACGCAGTGTAATCATACATACAATACATGGTTTGCCGTTTCATCCGTATCAGAGCAGGTTTCTAAACTTTCTTTATATCCGCTTGGAGAGATTGGCCGGGAAATACACAGATAAGATAATTACTGTCTGCGAAAATATGGCTCAAAAAGCGCAGGCTGCAGACGTAAAACCTGTTTATGGATACGTAACGGTTTATAGCGGTATGGATTTAGGTAAGTTTATAGATGAGAAAACAAGTTCCCGTCAAGCAAAAAGAAATATCGGGCTGCCTGTTGACGCTAAGGTTGTAGGTAAAGTAGCAAGGCTTTTCCCTTTAAAGGGCTATGAATATTTTATCAGCGCATCGAAATATATTTCGGAGTGCGTGCAGAATGTATATTTTTTAATTGTAGGAGATGGAATTTTAAGGGGACAATTAGAAGAGATGGTTAGGCAAATGGGATTAAAAGATAGATTTATTTTTGCTGGACTTGTCCCGCATGATGATGTGCCAAGATTTATCGCTGCAATGGATGTAGTTGTGCATACTTCATTAAGAGAAGGGTTGGCAAGAGTTATACCTCAGGCAATGGCAATGTCCAAGCCTGTAGTGAGCTTTGATATTGATGGTGCCAGGGAATTAGTGCATAAGGGCTACACAGGTTATCTTGTTAGGCCTAAAGATACTAAAGGACTATCAGATAGAGTAATAGATTTGCTAAATAATGCAGAAAAGGCAGAGAAAATGGGCATAAATGGTAAAAAACTTGTGGATCCGGCATTTCGCATAGAAACAATGATTGATAAAATAAAAGGAATATATGATAATCTAATTACAAAAAAAATTAAATTCGAAGCACGAAGCACGAAATACGAAACAATATCAAATGACCAAAGCACAAATGACTGA